The following proteins are encoded in a genomic region of Populus nigra chromosome 16, ddPopNigr1.1, whole genome shotgun sequence:
- the LOC133675878 gene encoding uncharacterized protein LOC133675878 — protein sequence MALDHDSAEGDRLMNVERDKCLEDTINNNASEAVFSEQEGALPIKNIALHSVLTKAILKYSRKKRKRAKKTSSLLKDTSIVNNTVRSVLTKRKCNVLLKYSRNRRKKSSSFVYHRKMIESHDSSQHCVEPMVVAGQTSLDQSNEVRSFHVMENNVERVQVVEHAAPVQVAVNVLVEMSSDCSPGDFACEESKITEIRNSVGVEASVKEVKIPQACALERPHIGRVTKKLLILDVNGLLADIVSYVSAGYQANIVVSGKSVFKRPFCDDFLRFCFEKFDVGVWSSRTKRNVNPLIDFLFGDSRHKLLFCWDQSHCTDTGFTTVENRSKPLFLKELKKIWEYLESTLQLNKGEYDESNTLLLDDSPYKALCNPVHTAIFPPSYGYRDLADSSLGPEGDLRVYLERLAEAENVQEFVAQHPFGQRAITESDPSWGFYSRIASADSCQSQNAASTSVTCQP from the exons ATGGCGCTCGATCATGATTCTGCTGAGGGAGATCGTTTGATGAATGTAGAGAGAGATAAATGCTTAGAGGATACAATCAACAACAATGCTTCTGAAGCAGTTTTCTCCGAGCAAGAGGGGGCGCTTCCGATTAAGAACATTGCTTTGCATTCAGTTCTCACAAAGGCCATATTGAAATAttcaagaaagaagaggaagagggcTAAGAAAACTTCATCCTTACTTAAAGATACATCAATCGTAAATAATACTGTTCGTTCAGTTCTCACAAAGCGCAAATGTAATGTACTACtgaaatattcaagaaatagGAGAAAGAAAAGTTCATCCTTTGTATATCACAGGAAGATGATAGAGTCGCATGATTCCTCACAACATTGTGTGGAACCCATGGTGGTGGCAGGTCAAACTTCGTTGGATCAGTCAAATGAAGTTCGCTCCTTccatgtcatggaaaataacgTAGAAAGGGTACAAGTTGTTGAGCATGCTGCACCAGTGCAGGTTGCGGTAAATGTTTTGGTTGAGATGTCCTCTGACTGTTCACCGGGTGACTTTGCATGTGAGGAAAGTAAGATCACTGAGATAAGGAACAGTGTTGGTGTGGAAGCTTCTGTCAAGGAGGTGAAGATTCCACAAGCCTGTGCACTGGAACGACCTCACATTGGACGTGTCACTAAAAAGCTCCTTATCCTTGATGTTAATGGACTTCTAGCTGATATTGTTTCATATGTTTCTGCTGGATATCAGGCTAACATAGTAGTCTCTGGGAAGTCAG TTTTCAAAAGGCCCTTCTGTGATGATTTTCTGAGGTTTTGCTTTGAGAAATTTGATGTTGGTGTTTGGTCATCAAGAACCAA GAGAAATGTGAACCCGCTGATTGATTTTCTCTTTGGTGATTCAAGGCATAAGTTGCTTTTCTGCTGG GATCAATCACACTGCACTGATACAGGATTCACCACAGTCGAGAATAGGAGCAAACCCCTGTTTTTGaaggaactaaaaaaaatatgggagTATCTTGAGTCTACTCTTCAATTGAATAAAGGAGAATATGATGAATCAAATACGTTATTGTTGGATGATTCACCATACAAGGCTCTATGCAATCCA GTGCACACTGCTATATTTCCTCCTTCATATGGGTACAGGGACTTAGCAGATTCTTCATTAG GACCAGAAGGTGATCTTCGGGTATATCTGGAGCGATTAGCTGAGGCTGAAAACGTCCAAGAATTTGTTGCACAACATCCATTTGGTCAACGAGCTATTACAGAATCGGATCCATCCTGGGGTTTCTATAGCAGGATTGCAAGTGCCGACTCATGTCAATCCCAGAATGCTGCCAGCACCTCCGTCACTTGTCAGCCATGA
- the LOC133676355 gene encoding protein SPIRAL1-like 3 produces the protein MGRGVSSGGGQSSLGYLFGGGEAPAPPVPKPTNTNAETPQSSRLPVANEPAEVSKQIPAGVPAKPNTTNNYFRADGQNCGNFLTDRPTTKVHAAPGGGSSLDFLFGGAGAGGAGGGK, from the exons ATGGGACGTGGAGTGAGCAGCGGCGGAGGACAGAGTTCTTTGGGCTACCTTTTTGGAGGTGGAGAGGCTCCTGCTCCTCCAGTTCCAAAGCCCACCAATACCAATGCTGAGACTCCTCAGAGCAGCCGCCTCCCTGTAGCCAATGAGCCTGCAGAGGTCAGCAAGCAGATTCCAGCTGGTGTTCCTGCAAAACCCAACACCACTAATAACTATTTCCGTGCTGATGGGCAGAACTGTGGCAACTTTCTCACG GACCGCCCAACAACAAAGGTGCATGCAGCACCTGGCGGTGGATCTTCACTGGACTTCCTGTTtggtggtgctggtgctggtggtgctggtggtggGAAATGA